From the genome of Longispora fulva:
ATAACCGCCGAGCACACCTACGACAGGTCGCCAGCGAGCGGATCTCGTGAATTGTATCCACTCGTCGTCCCGTGCACGTGCCGCCCCGACGCGCCCGCAGGTTGCAGGGAAACGTTGTGGGCTGGGCCACAGCCACGTTCCGGGCGGTCGGGGCGTGCCGGGTGGGCGGGCCGACCACGGCGGCCGACCCGGGTCCACGTCTACTGACGGACGTCCATGGAGGTCTGCAGCGCCTGGCGGGCGGCCTCGCGGGCTTCGGTGTCCTGCGGGCGGGGAGTGTGCTTACGAGTCATCGTTCTCATCCTTACCTGATCGACCGATCGGGCCAGCGCGAAAACCCCGGGCGGGGGGCCGGCCCTACGAATTCAGGCCCCGCCTCGGCGGCTAAGAATGAGTACTACTCGGCGCATGCTGCCCAAACTATCGTTCAATCCCAAGGATTGCACGGCTTTCCCATAGACCGGGAAGATCAAGAGCCGAACCACCATCGGATCACGCCGCGTCACCGACCCTGGATCCAGCGGGCCGAGAGGCTCGACCCAGACACAAGCGCGCCGGCCCGGGGGGCACGGCGCGACGATCGGGGAAACGCTAGAGCTGCGCGCGGACCTGCGCGAACACGGATTCGGCCGTGCCGGTGCCCGTGAAACCCGCGGCGTAGCGGTGCCCGCCGCCGCCCAGCGCCACCGACACCCGGGCCACGTCGACGTCGCCCTTGCTGCGCAGCGACACGGCCCACTCGCCGGTGGCCAGCTCCTTGAGCACGCACGCCACGTCGGCCTCGCCCGCGGTGCGCACGATGTCGATCAGGCTCTCCAGCGCGTCGTACGCCTGGCCATGCTCGGCCAGATCAGCCTGCGTCGCGTACGTCCAGACCAGGCCGCCCGGCACCGTCGGGTCCAGCCGGGCCCGGCCGAGGGCCGCACCGAACAGCCCGAGCGCCCCGAAGGGCCGGGTGTCGAACAGTCGCCGGGAGATCACGTCGGGCCGGATGCCGGTGTCGAGCAACCGCGCGGCCAGGCCGTGCACCTCGGGCGTCGTCGCCTGGTACTTGAACGAGCCGGTGTCCGTTGCCACCCCGACATACAGGCACTCGGCGATCTCCGCGTCGAGCGGCACCCCGAGCCGGCGCAGCAACTCGTCGGCGAGCACCGCTGTGGCCGCGGCCCCGGCGTCGACGAGGTGCACCGTACCGAAGAAGGTGTTGGAGGCGTGGTGGTCGAGGACGACGACGTCGTCGGCGACGGGGAAGAACCGGGCGGCCAGCTCGCCGAGGCGCTCGGCGTTGCCGGCGTCGAACGTGACGACCAGGTCCGGGGACGGGTCGACATCGGGGGCCGGGGTGAGCAGCTCGCGGCCGGGCATGCCGTCGAACAGCGGCGGCAGGGTGAACGGCCCGGGGAACGACGCCTGGCAGGGCCGGCCGAGCCGGGCGAGCCCCAGCGCGACGGCGAGCATGCTGCCCAGCGCGTCACCGTCGGGGTTGACGTGACAGATCAGGAGGGGACGCTCGGCCCTGGCCAGCGCGTCGAGGGCCCGGGCCCACTCGGACTCCGAGGGACCGGTGTCCGCCGGACCCAGGGGCCCGGCGGCTCGACGCACCGTGGGGGTCGTCACGACTCTTCTTCGGCCTTGTACGGGTTGGTGTCCCCCGCGTACTGCGCCCCGGCGGCCAGCCGGTGCACCTCCGCGTCGGCGGCGTTCGCGGCGGCGAGCAGGTCGTCGATGTTGGCCACGTGCTCCTGCACCTGGTCGGCGACGAACGTCAGGCTCGGCGAGTGCCGCAGCCCGAGCCGCTTGCCGACCGTGCTGCGCAGCACGCCCTTGGCGCTCTCCAGCGCGGCGGCGGACGCCGACTGCTCGACCGCGTCGCCGAAGACCGTGTAGTAGACGGTCGCCTCGCGCAGGTCGTTCGTGATCCGGGCGTCGGTCACCGTGATCATGCCGAGTCGAGGGTCCTTGATCTGCGTCTTCAGACTGGACGCGACCAGCTCACGCACCCGACCGGCCAGTCGTCGTACCCGGGCCGAGTCAGACATCTTCCTACCTCCGGCTTGTGCCACACCAACTGACGACAGTACTCGGTTTCGGCGGAGGTGCACACATCGTGACCTCCGCCGCACAGCTAAACGGACATTCTCCTACTAATCCTCGTCACCGTGTAGTCGACGACGCACGGACAGTAGCTGCACCTCGGGCATCATGCCGAACTGCCGCTCGCAGCGGTCCAGCACCTCGGTGACGTGCGATATCTCGGCGGCCACGACGGCCACCCCGATCTCGGCCCTGCCGGTCAGGTCCAGTGCCCCGACCTCGGCCACGGCGACCTCGAACTTCCTCAGAGCGGCGATCAGCGGGCGGACGTAGCCCCGCTTCTCCTTCAGGCTGCGGGAATCCCCCGGCAGCAGCAGATCGAACAACGCGGTACCTGTGAACACCCGAACGAGGCTACTTGCAGGCCACGAGAATGTCGCGCGTGATTGCCTGGTCCACCCGGTGAGTGAATCCGGGCATGTCCAACACCATCAGGCCGGCGTCCTCGAGCACCTGGGCGATGTCGTCCTTGTCCGCGGTGAACGTGTTGAACGCGATCCCGAACGCGCCACCGGGCTTGAGGATCTCCACCCAGCCGGGCACGGCCTCTTCGAGCAGCTCGATCGGCTTGCGCGACAGTCCCTTGTGGTGGGCGCCGTGCGTCACGCCGTACGGCGCGTCGGTGACGACCAGGTCGGCGGTGCGCACCTTGATCACCTCGCGGGCCTTGAGGGCGTCGATGTTGTACATCACCAGGCTCTGCTGCCCGGCGATCGTGACCTCGAGCTTGCGGGCCAGCAGCTTCTTCTCCCGGCGGACCGGGTTCACCTCGGCGCGGTGCTTGAGCCGCTTGCGCTTGAGCCAGGTCTTCAGGAACGCCGCGTACGCCTCGAAGTCCTTCTGGTCCAGGTCGCAGCCCAGCGCGTCGTAGCCGTACATCAGCGCCTGGTTGAGCGTCGTGCCGCGCCCGGCCATCGGGTCGAAGACGACCGGCCGGTCGGCGAGCAGGTCCTTGCCCGAGGCGAGCATCGTGACGTTCAGCAGCAGCTTCGTGAACTGCTCGTTCGTCTTCCCCGCGTACTTCTGGATCGTGATCAGGTCGTCGTCGAACGTGTCGAGCCGGTTCAGCAGCACCGGGCGCAACAGGTCGCCCTCGACCCGGAACAGCGCGAACATGGCCGACAGGTTCGACAGGTACGCCACGTCCCGGTCGGTCAGGTCCTCCGCCTCGAAGGTCACGTACGGCACCCCGCCGAACGTGGACTCCTCCAGCTCACCGAGCCGACCCTTGAGCGCGGTCCGGCCGAAGACGGCCAACTCGGCGAGGGCCAGGCGGGGGGCCGTGTCGGCGTACACCCGGTTGGAGGACGGGGCGATCAGCAGCGCGTAGCGGGACATACCACTCTCTCGTAAAAAGGGCGGAGGCCCGGGGTTGCCCCCGGGCCTCCATCGTGAACTTACGCGCGCGGCTTCTCGCGCATCTCCCACGTCTCGATGATGTCCTCGGCCTTGATGTCGTTGAAGGAACCGAGCGTGATACCACACTCGAAGCCCTCACGAACCTCGGTCGCGTCATCCTTGAACCGCCGGAGCGACGAGATCGACAGGTTGTCGGCGACAACCGCGCCGTCCCGGATGAGCCGGGCCTTCGTGTTCCGCCGGATGATGCCGGAGCGCACGATGCAACCAGCGATCGTACCGATCTTCGAGGACTTGAAGACCTCGCGGACCTCGGCGGTACCGAGGTCGGCCTGCTCGTAGACCGGCTTGAGCATGCCCTTGAGCGCAGCCTCGATCTCCTCGAGAACCTGGTAGATCACCGTGTAGTACCGGATCTCGACGCCCTCGCGGTCCGCCAGCTCCTTCGACTGCGACGTCGCGCGGACGTTGAAGCCGATGATCGTGGCGTTCTCGCCGGACGAGGCACTCGCCAGGTTGACGTCGTTCTCGGTGATCGCACCGACACCGCGGTGGATGACCTTGAGCTGGACCTCCTCGGGGATGTCCAACTTGAAGAGCGCGTCTTCCAGGGCCTCGACCGAACCGGACACGTCACCCTTGAGGATGAGCGACAGCGTGGTCTTCTCGCCCTCCTTGAGCTGCTCCATGAGCGACTCGAGGGTGGCGCGGCCACGGTTGTTCGCCATCTGGGCGGCGCGACGGCGTGCGGCGCGCTGCTCGGCGATCTGCCGGACCGTACGGTCCTCGTCGGCCGCCAGGAACGTGTCCCCGGCGCCCGGCACGGCGGTCAGACCCAGGACCTGGACCGGCGTCGCCGGCCCCGCCTCGGTGAGCGGGGTGCCGGTGTCGTCGAGCATGGCCCGGACGCGACCGTAGGCGTTACCCGCCACGATCGAGTCACCGACCCGCAGGGTGCCCTTCTGGACCAGGACGGTGGCCACGGGGCCACGACCCTTGTCCAGGTGGGCCTCGATGGACACACCCTGGGCGTGGCCGTCGATCGGCGCGGTCAGCTCCAGCGAGGCGTCCGCGGTGAGCAGGATCGCCTCGAGCAGCTTGTCGATGCCGATGCCCGGCTTCGCCGCGACGTCCACGAACATCGTGTCGCCGCCGTACTCCTCAGCCACCAGGCCGTACTCGGTGAGCTGCTGGCGCACCTTGTCCGGGTTGGCGCCTTCCTTGTCGATCTTGTTGACCGCGACCACGACGGGGGCCTCGGCGGCCTTCGCGTGGTTGAGGGCCTCGATCGTCTGGGGCATGACGCCGTCGTCGGCCGCGACCACCAGCACCACGATGTCCGTGACGTTGGCGCCACGGGCACGCATGGCGGTGAACGCCTCGTGACCCGGGGTGTCGATGAAGGTGACCGCGCGGTCCACGCCCTCGTGGTCGACGCGCACCTGGTACGCGCCGATGTGCTGGGTGATGCCACCCGACTCGCCGGCCACCACGTTCGACTTGCGGATCGCGTCGAGCAGCTTCGTCTTACCGTGGTCGACGTGACCCATGACCGTGACGATCGGGGCACGCACGACCAGCCGGTCGGCGTCCACCTCCGCGTCGAGGTCGATGTTGAACTGCGCGAGCAGCTCGCGGTCCTCGTCCTCCGGGCTGACGATAGAGATCGTGTAGCCCAGGTGCTCGCCGAGCAGCATGATCGTGTCGTCGGAGCACGACTGCGTCGCCGTGACCATCTCACCCAGGTTGAACATCTCCTGGACGAGCGAGCCCGGGTTCGCGTTGATCCGGTCGGCGAAGTCCGAGAGCGACGCGCCACGCGGCAGACGAATCTCTTCGCCACGACCGCGGGGAGCGCCGGAGCTCATCGTCGGGGCCGACAGGTTGTCGAACTCCTGACGCCTCTGCTTCTTCGACTTCCGTCCACGCGCGGGCTTGCCACCGGGACGACCGAACGCACCGGCCGTGCCGCCACCGCGACCACGGCCGCCGCCACCGGGACGACCACCGCCGCCACTGGGAGCGCCACCGGGGGCGCCGCCACCGGGACGGAAACCGCCACCGGGAGCACCGCCACCGCCGCCGGGACGGAAACCGCCACCGCCGGCACCGCCACCGGGACCGCTGCGGAAGCCGCCACCGGCGCCGCCGGGACCGCCACCGGGACGACCGGCACCGGCACCCGGACCACCGGGACGACCGGCACCCGCACCGGGACCACCGGGACGACCGGGGGCACCACCGGGTCGGGGACCCGGACGGTTCGGCATGGACGCCGGGCTGGGCCGCGGCGGCATGCTGGCCGGGCTCGGCCGCGGGATGCCGGAGGCCGGCGAGGCCGGCCGGGGCGCGCCACCGGCGGCCGGAGCCGGACGGGGAGCGGGCTGGTTACCGCCGGGGGTGATCCCGAACGGGTTGTTGCTGGCGCTGCCGGACCTCGGACCGGGGCGCGGCCCCGGACGCGGGGCGCCGCCGGTCGGACCCACGGGACCGGTCGGACGGGCGGGGGCCACGGGGGCACCGCCCGGCTTCGGCTGCGGGGCGGCCTTGGCCTCGGCACGCTGCTTGGCGGCGGCGGCCTGGGCGGCCTCCTGGTCCTTCTTCAGCTGGGTGGCCCGGGCCTCGGCTGCAGCGACCTCGATGTCGTGGGCGCTGGCCAACTTGGGGGACGGCGCGACCGGGGGCTGCGGCTTCGGGCCGGGAACGGCCTTCCGCGGCGGGCCGGGCACACCGGGCCTGGGGGCCATCGGCTTGGCGTCCGTCGGCTTCGGGCCAACGGAAGCCGGGCTGCTCACCGGGGCCGCCGGAGCGGACGGGGTGGCAGCCGGAGCGGCCGGAGCCGCGGACGGGGCACCAGACGCCGCCATGGCGTCACGGAGTCGCCGGGCGACCGGCGCCTCAACGGTGCTGGATGCTGACTTGACGAACTCGCCCATGTCCTTCAACTTGGCGAGCACGGTCTTACTCTCGACCCCGAGCTCTTTGGCGAGCTCGTGTACGCGGGCCTTTCCTGCCACTGCACTCCTCTAGGTTCCGAGGTCGTGCGGGCAAAGACCCGCAGCAACCTCACTCGTGCATCGGAAGCTGGCTCATTGCAGCTGCTTCATCGGATGCTCATGCTGGTCGACCTGCCTTGTTACGGGATCCGTGCGGCGTCGGGACGACACCGCCATCGGCAACTCCAAGAAACTCCAGCAGCGGACCGGTGTCCAGGACACCGGTCGCCCGCAGCGCCCGACCGAAGGCCCTGCGCCGCTCTGCCAGCGTGAGACAGGCCGGAACGGGATGCAGACTCGCACCTCGGCCCGGCAGCCTGCGGCGGGGATCAGGGGTGACTGCGCACCCCACAACGACCACTCGCAGTAACTCGGAGGCTGGCGCGCGCACCCGACAACCGACACACAGCCTGATGGGCTGGGTTCGAGACGGATTTGCGCGACGTACCACGAGGAAGTCTACCCCGTCGCTCCCCGACGCGCCCCGCCAGCCTCGTTTCCGTGATCGCCCTGACCCTCCGCGTCGGAACGGATGTCGATCCGCCACCCGGTCAGACGGGCAGCAAGTCGGGCGTTCTGGCCTTCCTTGCCGATCGCGAGGGAGAGTTGGAAGTCCGGGACGACGACCCGGGCCGCGCGGGCCACCGGGTCGACCACCTCGACCGACAGCGCGCGGGCCGGGGACAGGGCGTTGCCGACGTACTGCGCCGGGTCCTCCGCCCAGTCGATGATGTCGATCTTCTCGCCGTGCAGCTCGCTCATGACGGCGCGGACCCGGGTGCCCATCGGGCCGATGCAGGAGCCCTTGGCGTTGACGCCCTGCACCGCCGAGTGCACTGCGATCTTGGTCCGGTGGCCGGCCTCGCGGGCCACGGACATGATCTCCACGGTGCGGTCGGCGATCTCGGGCACCTCGAGGGAGAACAGCTTCTTCACCAGGTTCGGGTGCGAACGCGACACCGTGATCTGCGGGCCGCGGAAGCCCTTGGCCACGTGCACGACCAGGCACTTGATCCGCATGCCGTGCTCGTAGAGCTCGCCGGGGACCTGCTCGGACTGCGGCAGGACGGCCTCGACCTTGCCCAGGTCGATGGCGACGATGCCCTTCTCGGCCCGGCTGCCGTCGGCCTGCACGACACCGGTGACGATGTCGCCCTCCTTGCCGACGTACTCGCCGAAGTTCACCTCGTCGGTGGCCTCGCGCAGCCGCTGCAGGATGACCTGCTTGGCGGTCATGGCCGCGATCCGGCCGAAGTCGTGCGGAGTGTCGTCCCACTCGCGGACGATCGTGCCGTCCGGGCCGCGCTCGGTGGCCATCACGGAGGCGACGCCGGTGCGCCGGTCGATGTCGACCCGGGCGTTGGGGACGGCTCCCTCGGTGTGCCGGTAGGCGGTGAGCAGGGCCGACTCGATCGCGTGCAGGATCGTCTCGAACGGGATCTCCCGCTCACGCTCCAGTTCGCGGAGGGCGGCGAGGTCGATGTTCATTTCTGATCCTCTTCCACGTCTTCAGTGTCGTCTTCGTCGTCAAAGTCATCGTCTTCGTCGATGTCGTCCTCGTCGGGGAACGCCTCGTTCACCCGGGTGAACTCCACCTGGATCCTGCCGGGCCCCAGCTCGGCCACCGTGAGCTGCTTCTCCGTGCCGTCGACGTCGAGGGTGACGACCTCGTCGGCCACGGACATGACCCGGCCGGTGCCGGCGCTCGCGGTCTTCACGAGCCGACCCACGGACCGCTTCCAGTGCCGGGCCGTCGTCAGCTGCCGGTCCACGCCGGGCGAGGACACCTCTAACGTGTACGGCTCGGAGCCCAGCTCGGCCTCGTGCGCGTCGAGCCCGTCCGAGATGAGCCGGGACAGCTCGGCGACGGTGTCGAGATTCACGCCGTTGTCGCCGTCCACGGTGATCCGGACCAGCAGCCGGCGACCCACCCGGGTCACGGCGAGGTCCTCCAGGTCGTAGCCGGCGCCGGTCACGGCGGGGGCGACGATCTCGGTCATCCGGGTTTTCAGCGCGGTCAGACTCGCCATCGCCCGAACACCTCCAGTTATAAGTCAACACCACCGGCGGGCCACGAGGCTCCAACCGGGGGTATGAGCGTAACCCGCCGCCCCGGGGGTCCACGCGGCGCGCTCGCCCGGCGCGCCGCCGCCCGGCCGGCTACCCTCGTCCGGGTGCGCATGGAACCCATCTCCCGCCGTCAGGCGCTCGGCACGCTCGTCGGCCTCGCCGCCGCCGTCGGGCTCGCCGGCTGCGGCCTGTTCGACAAGAAGGCCGGCCCGCCCCCGCCGAACCCCCTGGCCGAGCACTTGGCCGCGACGGTCCGGCTCGCCGAGGTGTACGAGGCGGCGTTCGGCGCGGCCCCCGACCTGGCCGGTAAGTACGGGGCCCTCCGGGACAACCACTGGGCGCACGCCGAGGCCCTGGCCGCGGCGATCCGCAAGCCGGCCCCGAGCCGGACCCCGTCGGCCACCGCGGCCCCCGACGCCCTCGGCCGGGCCGGGCTGCTCGAGGAGGAGAAGAAGGCCGCCACCGCGGCCCACGAGGCCGCGCTGACCATCCCCGGCGCGTACGCTGCGCTGCTCGGTTCCATCGCGGCCTGCCGCGCGACCCATGTCGAGGTGCTGTCGTGAACGCCGCCACCCAGTTGACCGCGGCGCTGGCCGCCGAACACGCCGCCGTGTACGGCTACGGCGTGCTCGGCAGCCGGCTGGACGGCGCAGCCCTGGACACCGCCCGGGCGGCCGAGACCGCGCACCGCGAGCGCCGGGACGCGGTGATCGCGAAGCTGACCGGCGCCGGGGCCACCCCGCCGCCGGCCGAGCCGGTGTACGCGCCGCCGTTCCCCGTCACCGACCGGGTCAGCGCGCTCAAACTCGCCCTCGTGATCGAGGAGCGGGCCGCCCAGGCGTGGCGGGCGGCGCTGCCGGTGACCGACGGCGAGGACCGCCGGCTGGCCCTGGACGCGCTCGTGGACACGGCGCAGCGCGCGGCCCGGTGGCGGCGGGCGTCGGGTACCTCCCCGTCCGTCGTTCCGTTCCCGGGTCGGCAGTAGGGCTCCTGAGCTGGCACGGCACGGAAACTTGCCGATTGCCATACCCGGTATGCATACTCGGTAACTATGAGTGTCAAGCACGGGATTCTCGCCGCCCTGGAACACGGGCCGCGCTACGGGTACCAGTTGCGGGTGGCCTTCGAGGAGTCCACCGGCGCGACCTGGCCCCTCAACATCGGGCAGGTCTACACCACCCTCAACCGGCTCGAGCGCGACGGCCTGGTCCGTCCGCTGCCGGAGTCCGAGGGCGGCCAGCGGCCGTTCGAGATCACCGACGCCGGGCACGCGGAGCTGGCGACGTGGTTCGCGACCCCGGTCGCCCGGGCCGACCGGCCGCGCGACGAGCTGGCGATCAAGCTGTCCCTGGCGCTGACCACGCCGGGGGTGGACGTGACGTCGGTGGTGCAGACCCAGCGGACGGCGACGATGCGGGCGCTGCAGGAGTACACCCGGTTGAAGTCGCGGGCCGAACCGCCGCGCGACCTGCCCTGGCTGCTGGTGCTCGACGCCCTGATCTTCCAGGCGGAGGCGGAGTCGCGCTGGCTGGACCACTGCGAGTCGAGCCTGCTGCGCTACCCGGTCGCCCCGCCCACCGTGCCGGCCGTCCAGGCCGAGCACCTCGACGAGAGGAGCCTCGCGTGACCGCCGTCCTGGAGCTCCGCGACACCCACCGCACCCACGGCTCGGGCGAGGCCGCCGTGCACGCGCTGCGCGGGGTGAGTCTGACCGTCCGGGCCGGCGAGCTGGTCGCCGTGATGGGCCCGTCCGGCTCCGGCAAGTCCACCCTGCTGCACCTGGCCGGCGGGCTCGACCGGCCCAGCAGGGGCGAGGTGCTGGTTGAAGGCCAGTCCCTCGGCGCGCAGACGAAGCGGGGGCTGGCGAAGCTGCGCCGGCAGAGCATCGGATACGTGTTCCAGGACCTCAACCTCCTGCCCAGCCTCACGGCCGTCGAGAACGTCGCCCTCCCCCTCGAACTCGACGGGGTCAGTGCCCGCGCCGCCCGGCGCACCGCCCTGGCGGCGCTCGGCGAGCTGGACCTGGCCGACCTCGCGCCGCGCTTCCCCGACGACATGTCCGGCGGCCAGCAGCAGCGGGTCGCGATCGCCCGGGCCCTGGTCGGCGACCGCCGCCTGGTGCTCGCCGACGAGCCGACCGGCGCGCTGGACTCCCAGACCGGCGAGACCGTGCTGCGGGTACTGCGCGGCCGGTGCGACGCCGGCGCCGCCGGGGTGCTCGTCACCCACGAGGCCCGGCACGCCGCCTGGGCCGACCGGGTGGTGTTCCTCCGCGACGGCCTGATGGTCGACGCGTCCGGCCCGCTGGCGCAGGTCGACTCGTTACTGGAGGCCGGGGCGTGAGCGCGGTGCGTACGACCCTGCGGATGTCCTGGCGACAGGTCCGGCGGGCCAAGGGGCGCTCCGTACTGATCGTCACGATGCTGATGCTGCCGGTGCTGGCCCTGTCCTTCACCGCCGCCACGTTCGACATGTTCCGGCTCACCCCACAGGAGCAGGCCGTCCGCGCCCTGGGCGCCGCCGACGCCGCCGTGACGAGGCCGCAGTCCTCGGCCCTGTTTCAGGAGCCGACCAAGGCTGCCTGGAGCACCCCGGACCTGTCGCGGCACGACGCGCCC
Proteins encoded in this window:
- a CDS encoding DHH family phosphoesterase encodes the protein MTTPTVRRAAGPLGPADTGPSESEWARALDALARAERPLLICHVNPDGDALGSMLAVALGLARLGRPCQASFPGPFTLPPLFDGMPGRELLTPAPDVDPSPDLVVTFDAGNAERLGELAARFFPVADDVVVLDHHASNTFFGTVHLVDAGAAATAVLADELLRRLGVPLDAEIAECLYVGVATDTGSFKYQATTPEVHGLAARLLDTGIRPDVISRRLFDTRPFGALGLFGAALGRARLDPTVPGGLVWTYATQADLAEHGQAYDALESLIDIVRTAGEADVACVLKELATGEWAVSLRSKGDVDVARVSVALGGGGHRYAAGFTGTGTAESVFAQVRAQL
- the rbfA gene encoding 30S ribosome-binding factor RbfA, yielding MSDSARVRRLAGRVRELVASSLKTQIKDPRLGMITVTDARITNDLREATVYYTVFGDAVEQSASAAALESAKGVLRSTVGKRLGLRHSPSLTFVADQVQEHVANIDDLLAAANAADAEVHRLAAGAQYAGDTNPYKAEEES
- a CDS encoding DUF503 domain-containing protein, which produces MFTGTALFDLLLPGDSRSLKEKRGYVRPLIAALRKFEVAVAEVGALDLTGRAEIGVAVVAAEISHVTEVLDRCERQFGMMPEVQLLSVRRRLHGDED
- a CDS encoding TRM11 family SAM-dependent methyltransferase — translated: MSRYALLIAPSSNRVYADTAPRLALAELAVFGRTALKGRLGELEESTFGGVPYVTFEAEDLTDRDVAYLSNLSAMFALFRVEGDLLRPVLLNRLDTFDDDLITIQKYAGKTNEQFTKLLLNVTMLASGKDLLADRPVVFDPMAGRGTTLNQALMYGYDALGCDLDQKDFEAYAAFLKTWLKRKRLKHRAEVNPVRREKKLLARKLEVTIAGQQSLVMYNIDALKAREVIKVRTADLVVTDAPYGVTHGAHHKGLSRKPIELLEEAVPGWVEILKPGGAFGIAFNTFTADKDDIAQVLEDAGLMVLDMPGFTHRVDQAITRDILVACK
- the infB gene encoding translation initiation factor IF-2, with product MAGKARVHELAKELGVESKTVLAKLKDMGEFVKSASSTVEAPVARRLRDAMAASGAPSAAPAAPAATPSAPAAPVSSPASVGPKPTDAKPMAPRPGVPGPPRKAVPGPKPQPPVAPSPKLASAHDIEVAAAEARATQLKKDQEAAQAAAAKQRAEAKAAPQPKPGGAPVAPARPTGPVGPTGGAPRPGPRPGPRSGSASNNPFGITPGGNQPAPRPAPAAGGAPRPASPASGIPRPSPASMPPRPSPASMPNRPGPRPGGAPGRPGGPGAGAGRPGGPGAGAGRPGGGPGGAGGGFRSGPGGGAGGGGFRPGGGGGAPGGGFRPGGGAPGGAPSGGGGRPGGGGRGRGGGTAGAFGRPGGKPARGRKSKKQRRQEFDNLSAPTMSSGAPRGRGEEIRLPRGASLSDFADRINANPGSLVQEMFNLGEMVTATQSCSDDTIMLLGEHLGYTISIVSPEDEDRELLAQFNIDLDAEVDADRLVVRAPIVTVMGHVDHGKTKLLDAIRKSNVVAGESGGITQHIGAYQVRVDHEGVDRAVTFIDTPGHEAFTAMRARGANVTDIVVLVVAADDGVMPQTIEALNHAKAAEAPVVVAVNKIDKEGANPDKVRQQLTEYGLVAEEYGGDTMFVDVAAKPGIGIDKLLEAILLTADASLELTAPIDGHAQGVSIEAHLDKGRGPVATVLVQKGTLRVGDSIVAGNAYGRVRAMLDDTGTPLTEAGPATPVQVLGLTAVPGAGDTFLAADEDRTVRQIAEQRAARRRAAQMANNRGRATLESLMEQLKEGEKTTLSLILKGDVSGSVEALEDALFKLDIPEEVQLKVIHRGVGAITENDVNLASASSGENATIIGFNVRATSQSKELADREGVEIRYYTVIYQVLEEIEAALKGMLKPVYEQADLGTAEVREVFKSSKIGTIAGCIVRSGIIRRNTKARLIRDGAVVADNLSISSLRRFKDDATEVREGFECGITLGSFNDIKAEDIIETWEMREKPRA
- a CDS encoding YlxR family protein; this translates as MADRHPFRRGGSGRSRKRGWRGASGSDGVDFLVVRRANPSRTQPIRLCVGCRVRAPASELLRVVVVGCAVTPDPRRRLPGRGASLHPVPACLTLAERRRAFGRALRATGVLDTGPLLEFLGVADGGVVPTPHGSRNKAGRPA
- the nusA gene encoding transcription termination factor NusA, whose product is MNIDLAALRELEREREIPFETILHAIESALLTAYRHTEGAVPNARVDIDRRTGVASVMATERGPDGTIVREWDDTPHDFGRIAAMTAKQVILQRLREATDEVNFGEYVGKEGDIVTGVVQADGSRAEKGIVAIDLGKVEAVLPQSEQVPGELYEHGMRIKCLVVHVAKGFRGPQITVSRSHPNLVKKLFSLEVPEIADRTVEIMSVAREAGHRTKIAVHSAVQGVNAKGSCIGPMGTRVRAVMSELHGEKIDIIDWAEDPAQYVGNALSPARALSVEVVDPVARAARVVVPDFQLSLAIGKEGQNARLAARLTGWRIDIRSDAEGQGDHGNEAGGARRGATG
- the rimP gene encoding ribosome maturation factor RimP codes for the protein MASLTALKTRMTEIVAPAVTGAGYDLEDLAVTRVGRRLLVRITVDGDNGVNLDTVAELSRLISDGLDAHEAELGSEPYTLEVSSPGVDRQLTTARHWKRSVGRLVKTASAGTGRVMSVADEVVTLDVDGTEKQLTVAELGPGRIQVEFTRVNEAFPDEDDIDEDDDFDDEDDTEDVEEDQK
- a CDS encoding ferritin-like domain-containing protein, which codes for MNAATQLTAALAAEHAAVYGYGVLGSRLDGAALDTARAAETAHRERRDAVIAKLTGAGATPPPAEPVYAPPFPVTDRVSALKLALVIEERAAQAWRAALPVTDGEDRRLALDALVDTAQRAARWRRASGTSPSVVPFPGRQ
- a CDS encoding PadR family transcriptional regulator, with protein sequence MSVKHGILAALEHGPRYGYQLRVAFEESTGATWPLNIGQVYTTLNRLERDGLVRPLPESEGGQRPFEITDAGHAELATWFATPVARADRPRDELAIKLSLALTTPGVDVTSVVQTQRTATMRALQEYTRLKSRAEPPRDLPWLLVLDALIFQAEAESRWLDHCESSLLRYPVAPPTVPAVQAEHLDERSLA
- a CDS encoding ABC transporter ATP-binding protein, whose amino-acid sequence is MTAVLELRDTHRTHGSGEAAVHALRGVSLTVRAGELVAVMGPSGSGKSTLLHLAGGLDRPSRGEVLVEGQSLGAQTKRGLAKLRRQSIGYVFQDLNLLPSLTAVENVALPLELDGVSARAARRTALAALGELDLADLAPRFPDDMSGGQQQRVAIARALVGDRRLVLADEPTGALDSQTGETVLRVLRGRCDAGAAGVLVTHEARHAAWADRVVFLRDGLMVDASGPLAQVDSLLEAGA